One part of the Streptomyces sp. NBC_00286 genome encodes these proteins:
- a CDS encoding ankyrin repeat domain-containing protein, with protein MEPLDSQDPLAVEVTEAIRAGDVAALRQCLAEHPGLATARIVQRGPGAGSRTLLHIAADWPGHYPHGPAVVATLVAAGADPNSRFEGAHSETPLHWAASSNDVPMLDALVQAGADIEAPGAVIGGGTPLADARGFGQWRAARRLLELGARTTFEDAATLGLLDRVKVFVEGPGVNGPRVDDPGVAGHGVEGPEPADDKPADPEPVDHAALTRAFWGACHGGHLATAEYLLAHGADRDWIGYDDQTPLDIARAADADAVVRWLREQGAKSRAQLP; from the coding sequence ATGGAGCCGCTCGACTCGCAGGATCCTCTGGCCGTCGAGGTGACCGAGGCGATCCGTGCAGGTGACGTGGCCGCCTTGCGGCAGTGCCTCGCCGAGCATCCCGGCCTTGCCACCGCGCGGATCGTCCAGCGCGGCCCTGGTGCCGGAAGCCGGACGCTGCTGCATATCGCCGCGGACTGGCCCGGTCACTATCCGCACGGTCCCGCGGTGGTCGCCACGCTGGTCGCGGCGGGTGCGGATCCCAACTCCCGTTTCGAGGGCGCCCACTCGGAGACCCCGCTGCACTGGGCGGCGAGCAGCAACGACGTCCCCATGCTCGACGCGCTCGTCCAGGCGGGCGCCGACATCGAGGCCCCGGGCGCCGTGATCGGCGGCGGCACACCGCTCGCCGACGCGCGCGGTTTCGGCCAGTGGCGGGCCGCACGCCGGCTCCTCGAGCTTGGGGCGCGTACGACGTTTGAGGACGCCGCGACGCTCGGGCTGCTGGACCGGGTGAAGGTCTTCGTCGAAGGCCCTGGAGTCAACGGCCCCCGAGTCGACGACCCCGGAGTCGCAGGGCACGGAGTCGAAGGTCCCGAACCGGCCGACGACAAGCCGGCGGATCCGGAGCCCGTCGACCACGCCGCCCTCACCCGCGCCTTCTGGGGCGCCTGCCACGGCGGCCACCTGGCCACAGCGGAGTACTTGTTGGCCCACGGCGCCGATCGTGACTGGATCGGCTACGACGACCAGACGCCGCTCGACATCGCCCGTGCCGCGGACGCCGACGCCGTCGTGCGCTGGCTGCGCGAGCAGGGGGCTAAGTCGCGCGCCCAACTGCCGTGA
- a CDS encoding damage-control phosphatase ARMT1 family protein, translated as MTLPGPPVPDDHDRAPVIVSTAGSFARSVLDERHPALIERVRQSTPYPPAQQRALDALLAEITEGVIEPLDDGEPGAEVWRDEPYYGRRWPDVPFLWAESFFYRKLLAALGYFTPGPWQGVDPFAPFKNAELASSKVDDELSALDRLPQIPAEEQDRTVLHSSLWGNRADLGFQLSAGAEGLGDRVPGLVVDDSAELWRILHVARPGKVCLVADNAGPELLPDLVLADHLLTTRRAATVVLHLKPYPYYVSDATTADALACLDRLTAASGHAADVGKRLRQAMTSGRLILRTHPFSCAPLPYADMPDDLRRDFATARLTIMKGDLNYRRLVGDRHWPATIPFAEVTAYFPAAVAALRTLKSDVATGLPPRTLEQLDATGEAWRTSGTHALIQVSVGPFASTA; from the coding sequence ATGACGCTTCCCGGCCCACCAGTACCTGATGACCACGACCGCGCTCCTGTCATCGTCAGCACCGCCGGCTCCTTCGCGCGGAGTGTGCTGGACGAGCGGCATCCGGCGCTCATCGAGCGGGTACGGCAGTCCACGCCGTACCCGCCCGCGCAGCAGCGCGCGCTGGACGCCCTGTTGGCGGAGATCACCGAGGGCGTGATCGAGCCCCTGGACGACGGCGAACCGGGTGCCGAGGTGTGGCGGGACGAGCCCTACTACGGGCGACGCTGGCCGGACGTCCCCTTCCTGTGGGCGGAGAGCTTCTTCTACCGCAAACTCCTCGCCGCCCTGGGCTACTTCACGCCCGGCCCATGGCAGGGCGTCGACCCCTTCGCCCCGTTCAAGAACGCCGAACTCGCGAGCTCCAAGGTCGATGACGAACTCTCCGCGCTCGACCGCCTCCCCCAAATCCCCGCGGAGGAACAGGACCGCACGGTCCTGCACTCCTCCCTCTGGGGCAACCGTGCGGATCTCGGCTTCCAACTGTCCGCGGGCGCCGAGGGGTTGGGCGACCGCGTACCCGGCCTGGTGGTGGACGACTCCGCCGAGCTGTGGCGGATCCTGCATGTGGCTCGGCCCGGCAAGGTGTGCCTGGTGGCCGACAACGCCGGACCCGAACTGCTCCCCGACCTCGTCCTCGCCGACCATCTGCTGACCACCCGCCGCGCGGCCACCGTCGTGCTGCACCTCAAGCCGTACCCGTACTACGTCTCCGACGCCACCACCGCCGACGCCCTCGCCTGCCTGGACCGGCTGACCGCCGCGTCCGGTCACGCTGCGGACGTCGGCAAGCGGCTGCGGCAGGCGATGACGAGCGGCCGCCTGATCCTGCGCACCCACCCGTTCTCCTGCGCACCACTCCCCTACGCGGACATGCCGGACGACCTCCGCCGCGACTTCGCGACCGCCAGGCTTACGATCATGAAGGGCGACCTCAACTACCGCCGCCTCGTGGGCGATCGGCACTGGCCCGCCACGATCCCCTTCGCCGAGGTCACCGCGTACTTCCCGGCCGCGGTGGCGGCGCTGCGCACCCTCAAGTCGGACGTCGCCACGGGCCTGCCACCCCGCACGCTGGAGCAACTGGACGCGACCGGGGAAGCCTGGCGCACCAGCGGAACGCACGCTCTGATCCAGGTCAGCGTCGGACCGTTCGCCTCAACAGCCTGA
- a CDS encoding S1 family peptidase, whose product MRHARRNVQRFARFAAIGGLLCGGLMVSQAMASDTSAESDLPGAVTRSAETGRGLVSELGTERTAGTWLDADGRPVVAVTDEEAAADVRKAGAQAKMVNHSMSELRSATATLKDSPRVSGTSWSMDYANNQVVVRADRTVSADEWSRLTKVAESIGKSVRMERIDGEFTPRLNGGEPMLAGAGRCSAGFNVTNGRNNFILTAGHCGPEGTTWFSDTQGTQQVGTTVDGEFPGSDYSLIRYDQGTVLEGPDVVAVGNGEGVRITGAADPAVGQKVFRSGSTTGLRSGEVTGLDATVNYPQGTVTGLIETTVCAEPGDSGGPMFADGTALGITSGGNGDCDNGGTTFFQPVTKALNTLGVQLAADPDAAGGQQASPSARDDNAGAGNDADNGAGAGVPPGGASPSPGGVGELETVPQGGSDQASSTFARLAEYRNLGPGLLVIAGSLIALVAIQIRMERGRRQYRNEYSQSWG is encoded by the coding sequence ATGAGGCATGCACGACGGAACGTTCAGCGGTTCGCGCGGTTCGCCGCCATTGGCGGGCTGCTCTGCGGAGGGCTGATGGTCTCGCAGGCCATGGCGAGTGACACGTCTGCCGAGTCGGACCTGCCGGGCGCCGTGACCCGGTCCGCCGAAACGGGCCGCGGTCTCGTCTCCGAGCTGGGCACCGAGCGTACGGCGGGTACGTGGCTCGACGCCGACGGGCGCCCGGTGGTCGCCGTGACGGACGAGGAGGCGGCGGCCGACGTACGCAAGGCGGGCGCGCAGGCCAAGATGGTGAACCACAGCATGAGCGAACTGCGGTCCGCCACCGCCACGTTGAAGGATTCGCCCCGGGTGTCCGGCACCTCGTGGTCGATGGACTACGCCAACAACCAGGTGGTCGTCCGCGCGGACAGAACCGTCTCCGCCGACGAGTGGTCGCGGCTGACCAAGGTCGCCGAGAGCATCGGGAAGTCCGTACGGATGGAACGTATCGACGGCGAGTTCACGCCACGCCTGAACGGCGGCGAGCCGATGCTCGCCGGCGCGGGCCGCTGCTCGGCGGGCTTCAACGTGACCAACGGCCGGAACAACTTCATTCTGACGGCGGGGCATTGTGGGCCGGAGGGCACCACGTGGTTCTCGGACACGCAGGGCACCCAGCAGGTCGGGACGACCGTGGACGGGGAGTTCCCCGGCAGTGACTACTCCCTCATCCGGTACGACCAGGGCACCGTGCTCGAGGGACCGGACGTGGTGGCCGTCGGCAACGGCGAAGGCGTGCGGATCACCGGTGCGGCCGATCCCGCCGTCGGTCAGAAGGTCTTCCGCAGCGGGAGCACCACGGGGCTCCGGTCCGGCGAGGTGACCGGCCTGGACGCGACGGTGAACTACCCGCAGGGCACGGTCACCGGGCTGATCGAGACCACGGTGTGTGCCGAACCGGGCGACAGCGGCGGCCCGATGTTCGCCGACGGTACGGCGCTGGGCATCACCTCGGGCGGCAACGGGGACTGCGACAACGGCGGTACGACGTTCTTCCAGCCGGTGACCAAGGCGCTGAACACGCTCGGCGTGCAGCTGGCCGCCGATCCCGATGCGGCGGGCGGCCAGCAGGCCTCACCGTCGGCCCGGGACGACAACGCGGGCGCGGGCAACGACGCCGACAACGGGGCGGGCGCGGGCGTGCCGCCCGGCGGGGCCTCGCCCTCGCCCGGCGGTGTGGGAGAGCTGGAGACCGTGCCCCAGGGCGGGTCGGACCAGGCCTCGTCGACGTTCGCGCGGCTCGCGGAGTACCGGAATCTCGGGCCGGGGCTGCTGGTCATCGCCGGAAGCCTGATCGCGCTGGTGGCGATCCAGATCCGTATGGAGCGGGGACGCAGGCAGTACCGCAACGAGTACTCGCAGAGCTGGGGCTGA
- a CDS encoding alpha/beta fold hydrolase, giving the protein MSQVTDPYTPAGAQHRLVDVPGGRIHLVEQGTGPLVLLVHGFPESWYSWRHQLPALAAAGYRAVAVDVRGYGRSSKPHDIAAYRMTAHVEDNAAVVRALGEETAVIVGHDWGATIAAHSALLRPDVFTAVGLLGVPYAPRSAMRPTDVFAKIGGDEEFYVSYFQEPGRAEAEIEPDVRDWLAGFYATLSADTMPTSGDGSVFFIPKGGQFSDRFVKDRPSWLTDAELDYYAGEFERTGLTGALNRYRNVDRDWEDLAEWDGAPITQPSLFLAGEKDASLAWLADAVKAFPTTLPGLVSSHILEDCGHWVQQERPEEVGRLLVAWLGSLRLAVR; this is encoded by the coding sequence ATGTCGCAGGTCACGGACCCGTACACGCCGGCCGGCGCTCAGCATCGGCTGGTGGACGTGCCCGGTGGCCGTATCCATCTGGTCGAGCAGGGCACAGGCCCGCTCGTCCTCCTGGTGCACGGCTTCCCCGAGTCCTGGTACTCCTGGCGCCACCAACTCCCCGCGCTCGCGGCGGCGGGCTACCGGGCCGTCGCCGTGGACGTACGCGGGTACGGGCGTTCCTCCAAGCCGCATGACATCGCGGCGTACCGGATGACGGCACACGTCGAGGACAACGCCGCGGTCGTACGCGCCCTCGGTGAGGAGACCGCGGTGATCGTCGGCCACGACTGGGGCGCGACCATCGCGGCCCACTCCGCCCTGCTCCGGCCGGACGTCTTCACCGCCGTGGGCCTGCTCGGCGTCCCGTACGCACCACGGAGCGCGATGCGGCCGACCGACGTCTTCGCCAAGATCGGCGGGGACGAGGAGTTCTATGTCAGCTACTTCCAGGAGCCCGGCCGTGCGGAGGCGGAGATCGAGCCGGACGTACGGGACTGGCTGGCGGGCTTCTACGCCACGCTGTCCGCCGACACGATGCCCACGTCAGGGGACGGCAGCGTGTTCTTCATCCCCAAAGGCGGACAGTTCTCCGACCGATTCGTGAAGGACCGGCCGTCCTGGCTCACCGACGCGGAACTCGACTACTACGCGGGCGAGTTCGAGCGCACCGGACTCACCGGAGCACTCAACCGCTACCGCAACGTCGACCGGGACTGGGAGGACCTCGCCGAGTGGGACGGGGCCCCCATCACCCAGCCGTCCCTTTTCCTCGCCGGCGAAAAGGACGCCTCCCTCGCCTGGCTGGCCGACGCGGTCAAGGCCTTCCCGACGACGCTCCCCGGCCTGGTCTCGTCCCACATCCTCGAGGACTGCGGCCACTGGGTGCAGCAGGAACGCCCCGAGGAGGTGGGCCGGCTCCTGGTGGCGTGGCTGGGTTCACTCCGCCTCGCCGTTCGGTGA
- a CDS encoding YqjF family protein, with protein sequence MQKPTPVTPDAPTLIRTPLLTQQWLDLAFVHWAVEPAVVAGLLPRGTVPDTHDGVTYVGLVAFRMHRVGWLRLPGVPYLGTFPETNVRLYSVDAHGRRGVVFRSMDASRLIPVVMGRLGFRLPYLWSRMTVRSAGDIVTYSSSRRWPGPRGAYSRIAVRAGERIEEPTELEHFLTARWGMHNAFFGSASYLPNDHPRWPLHRADLLTCEENLITAAGLPAPTDAPVSVLYSPGVPVLLGRPSRPAGIPTP encoded by the coding sequence GTGCAGAAGCCGACCCCCGTCACCCCCGACGCCCCCACCCTCATACGCACTCCCCTCCTCACCCAGCAATGGCTCGACCTCGCCTTCGTCCACTGGGCCGTCGAACCGGCCGTCGTGGCGGGGCTGTTGCCGAGGGGAACCGTTCCCGACACGCATGACGGAGTGACGTATGTCGGGCTCGTCGCCTTCCGGATGCACCGGGTCGGCTGGCTGCGGCTGCCCGGGGTGCCGTATCTGGGGACCTTCCCGGAGACCAATGTGCGGCTGTACTCGGTGGACGCGCACGGGCGTCGCGGTGTCGTCTTCCGCTCGATGGATGCCTCGCGGCTGATCCCGGTGGTGATGGGCCGCCTTGGCTTCCGGCTGCCGTACCTGTGGTCCCGGATGACCGTCCGCTCCGCCGGCGACATCGTGACGTACAGCAGTTCCCGCCGCTGGCCCGGCCCGCGCGGCGCGTACAGCCGGATCGCCGTACGGGCCGGTGAACGCATCGAGGAACCAACCGAGTTGGAGCATTTCCTCACCGCCCGCTGGGGCATGCACAACGCCTTCTTCGGCTCGGCGTCGTACCTCCCGAACGACCACCCGCGCTGGCCGCTGCACCGCGCCGACCTGCTCACCTGCGAGGAGAACCTGATCACCGCGGCCGGCCTGCCGGCACCCACCGACGCCCCGGTCAGCGTCCTCTACTCCCCCGGCGTCCCGGTCCTCCTCGGCCGCCCGTCCCGCCCGGCGGGCATCCCGACTCCGTAA
- a CDS encoding DUF4142 domain-containing protein, which yields MQAKRWAPAVLTLLALSGGASAAPAIADERPWLSRPDHAFLRAAHQAHLAEVAAAEDARRDASTDCVKKAAATLVEDHTRLGRHDWALADRLGVHLPDRPTADQRQELTEVKADVGTPEYDEAWLDARRAAHQRTLALIDQQLEWGSTPEVKAAAWAARPVVAGHLRMLRAAATCRTESSPGAEHAEAGGQRDTRDDRQALLGVAALGSGGVLMVIGWRMAVANRRSTDER from the coding sequence ATGCAAGCGAAGCGCTGGGCTCCCGCGGTCCTCACCCTCCTCGCCCTGTCCGGCGGAGCATCCGCCGCCCCCGCCATCGCCGACGAGCGCCCCTGGCTGTCCAGGCCCGACCACGCATTCCTGCGCGCGGCGCATCAGGCCCACCTCGCCGAGGTCGCCGCCGCCGAGGACGCCCGCCGGGACGCTTCCACCGACTGTGTGAAGAAGGCAGCCGCAACCCTGGTGGAAGACCACACCCGGCTTGGCCGTCACGACTGGGCCCTGGCCGACAGGCTGGGCGTCCACCTGCCCGACAGGCCTACCGCCGACCAGCGGCAGGAACTCACCGAGGTCAAGGCCGACGTCGGCACCCCCGAGTATGACGAGGCCTGGCTCGACGCCCGGCGGGCCGCGCACCAGAGGACCCTGGCGCTCATCGACCAGCAGCTCGAGTGGGGCTCGACCCCCGAGGTCAAGGCCGCGGCGTGGGCCGCCCGGCCGGTGGTGGCCGGGCATCTGCGGATGCTACGGGCGGCAGCCACCTGCCGTACGGAGTCGAGCCCCGGGGCCGAACACGCGGAGGCCGGCGGGCAGCGGGACACCCGCGACGACCGCCAGGCCCTCCTGGGTGTCGCCGCACTCGGCAGCGGTGGCGTGCTCATGGTCATCGGCTGGCGCATGGCCGTCGCGAACCGACGCTCCACGGACGAACGCTGA
- a CDS encoding NADPH-dependent F420 reductase, protein MRIGIIGAGRVGSTLARKLAGIGHEVAIANSRGPETLKDLVSGISGPITAVTAQEAARYGQLVVVAIPYGRISELPIADLRDKVVVDACNYFPERDGHDPDLDEDRTTSSEKLRALTGADLVKAFNAVHWENLRDRGRPKGDPARLAIPLSGDDEEAKAVVAGLIRDLGFDPVDAGYLGRGGRRHQPGATAFSAELSAAELDALVHAAV, encoded by the coding sequence ATGCGCATCGGGATTATCGGAGCCGGTCGCGTCGGCTCCACACTCGCCAGGAAGCTGGCCGGGATCGGCCATGAGGTCGCCATCGCCAACTCGCGTGGCCCCGAGACGTTGAAGGACCTGGTCTCGGGGATCAGCGGGCCGATCACGGCCGTTACGGCTCAGGAGGCCGCGCGGTACGGGCAACTGGTTGTCGTCGCGATTCCCTATGGGCGGATCAGCGAGCTGCCAATCGCTGACCTGCGCGACAAGGTGGTCGTCGACGCCTGCAACTACTTTCCTGAGCGGGACGGTCACGATCCCGATCTGGACGAGGATCGGACCACCTCCAGCGAGAAGCTGCGGGCTCTTACCGGGGCCGATCTTGTGAAGGCCTTCAACGCCGTTCACTGGGAGAACCTGCGCGACCGTGGGCGCCCGAAGGGGGACCCCGCTCGGCTGGCCATTCCCTTGTCCGGGGACGACGAGGAGGCCAAGGCGGTGGTTGCGGGGCTGATCCGGGACCTTGGCTTCGATCCGGTGGACGCCGGTTACCTGGGCCGCGGTGGTCGCCGGCACCAGCCTGGTGCCACGGCCTTCAGCGCCGAACTCTCCGCCGCGGAGCTGGACGCCTTGGTGCACGCCGCCGTCTGA
- a CDS encoding baeRF2 domain-containing protein, giving the protein MKLSFLDPLFSRPGPWASVHLDTSRDIDEPDKAIDLRWRHLRDSLRDQGTDAATVSALDAAVGTGRDLPGRYGQALFAAHGRLVLVADLPDPPVRDTARFDDLPDTLPLALQRAPDIPYVAVALTRRVSDVKDGKGEKDKKGECVSVVAESGRWPVSRVAPGPRLDRVVPVEDWPRTAPRIAQEVDELAGRHGAELVVLRRDEGDAWLSGVLVNRMPIHLQNRTTVIESSPGAAADTTPGRPLMETEVARTLDGRLSGPDRLQLDTFLAQRARHRQKSEGVPAAVTALQRGRARALLLARSPRLPERLWVGAEPYQIALSAEELAAFGVKSVRDQPADAALLHASARTGAELIVVDPDRVPLTDGVGVLLRYREPGDMAVE; this is encoded by the coding sequence GTGAAGCTCTCGTTCCTGGACCCGCTCTTCTCCCGCCCCGGCCCGTGGGCGAGCGTCCACCTCGACACCTCCCGGGACATCGACGAACCCGACAAGGCGATCGATCTGCGCTGGCGCCACCTGCGGGACTCGCTGCGCGACCAGGGGACGGACGCGGCCACCGTCTCCGCCCTGGACGCGGCGGTCGGCACCGGCCGTGACCTGCCCGGCCGGTACGGGCAGGCCCTGTTCGCCGCGCACGGCCGCCTCGTCCTGGTGGCGGACCTGCCCGACCCGCCCGTACGCGACACGGCCCGCTTCGACGACCTGCCCGACACTCTGCCGCTGGCGCTGCAGCGCGCACCGGACATCCCGTACGTGGCCGTCGCCCTCACCCGACGCGTCTCGGACGTGAAGGACGGAAAGGGCGAGAAGGACAAGAAGGGCGAGTGCGTCTCGGTCGTCGCCGAAAGCGGTCGGTGGCCCGTCAGCCGGGTCGCGCCGGGACCACGGCTCGACCGCGTGGTGCCGGTGGAGGACTGGCCGCGCACGGCACCCCGTATCGCCCAGGAAGTGGACGAACTCGCCGGACGGCACGGGGCCGAGCTCGTAGTGCTCCGCCGGGACGAGGGCGACGCCTGGCTGTCGGGCGTCCTGGTCAACCGCATGCCCATCCACCTCCAGAACCGCACGACCGTCATCGAGAGCAGCCCCGGCGCGGCGGCCGACACCACCCCCGGTCGGCCCCTGATGGAGACGGAAGTGGCCCGCACCCTGGACGGCCGGCTGAGCGGACCCGACCGCCTCCAGCTGGACACCTTCCTCGCCCAGCGCGCCAGGCACCGCCAGAAGTCCGAGGGCGTCCCCGCCGCCGTCACCGCCCTGCAACGCGGCCGCGCCCGAGCCCTCCTGCTCGCCCGCTCCCCACGGCTCCCGGAGCGGCTGTGGGTGGGCGCGGAACCGTACCAAATCGCCCTGTCTGCCGAGGAGTTGGCGGCATTCGGGGTGAAGTCCGTACGTGATCAGCCAGCCGACGCCGCCTTGCTGCACGCCAGCGCCCGCACCGGAGCCGAGCTGATCGTGGTGGACCCGGACCGGGTCCCGCTGACCGACGGGGTGGGTGTGCTGCTGCGTTATCGCGAGCCGGGGGACATGGCCGTGGAGTGA
- a CDS encoding dienelactone hydrolase family protein produces MISQLVAIPADEVTLAGDLVLPAQARAMVLFAHGSGSSRHSPRNRMVATELRTAGLGTLLMDLLSEREDARDALTAEHRFDIPLLGRRLVAAIDWLDGQAEARGLPIALFGASTGAAAALVAAAERPERVLTVVSRGGRPDLAGDALERVRAPVLLIVGGRDRQVLGLNEEAAGRLRAPHSLHVVPGATHLFEEPGTLEEVARTAKEWCVERVRTAGEAGEQR; encoded by the coding sequence ATGATCTCCCAGTTGGTTGCGATACCGGCCGACGAGGTGACGCTGGCCGGTGACCTCGTACTTCCCGCGCAGGCCAGGGCGATGGTGCTGTTCGCGCACGGCAGCGGCAGCTCACGGCACAGTCCGCGCAACCGCATGGTGGCCACGGAACTGCGTACGGCCGGACTCGGCACCCTGCTCATGGATCTGCTCAGCGAACGCGAGGACGCCCGGGACGCCCTGACGGCCGAGCACCGCTTCGACATCCCGCTGCTGGGGCGACGCCTGGTCGCCGCCATCGACTGGCTGGACGGACAGGCCGAGGCGAGAGGGCTCCCGATCGCGTTGTTCGGCGCCAGTACGGGCGCGGCGGCAGCCCTGGTGGCCGCGGCCGAGCGACCCGAGCGTGTACTGACTGTCGTGTCGCGAGGCGGACGGCCCGATCTGGCGGGCGACGCCCTGGAACGCGTACGAGCTCCAGTACTGCTCATCGTCGGCGGCCGGGACCGCCAGGTGCTCGGGCTCAACGAGGAGGCGGCCGGGCGGCTGCGGGCCCCGCATTCCCTGCATGTGGTGCCGGGCGCCACGCACCTCTTCGAGGAGCCGGGCACGCTGGAAGAGGTCGCGCGGACCGCCAAGGAGTGGTGCGTGGAGCGCGTACGGACCGCGGGGGAGGCCGGCGAGCAGCGGTGA
- a CDS encoding HemK2/MTQ2 family protein methyltransferase, with product MFLLRPPGVYAPQGDTWLLARALRLAAMRPGARVLDIGTGTGALALAAAQAGAGRVTAVDLSPWAVLAARFNATVRRVPVRVLRGDLTRPVTGETFDVVLANPPYVPAPGGPVSRGGAALAWDAGPDGRALVDRICTAAPPCLAPGGMLLMVHSALCGVEETLARLRDDGLKAAAVDRATVPFGPVLRSRAAELRAHGLIDPGQDTEELVVIRADQPRRL from the coding sequence GTGTTTCTGCTGCGACCTCCCGGCGTCTACGCGCCGCAGGGCGACACCTGGCTGCTGGCCAGGGCCCTGCGGCTGGCGGCGATGCGGCCCGGTGCCCGGGTGCTGGACATCGGCACCGGCACCGGCGCGCTGGCCCTTGCCGCGGCACAGGCGGGCGCGGGCCGGGTGACGGCGGTGGACCTCTCGCCGTGGGCGGTGCTGGCGGCCCGGTTCAACGCGACGGTGCGGCGGGTCCCGGTGCGTGTGCTCAGGGGCGATCTGACGCGTCCGGTCACGGGAGAGACGTTCGACGTGGTCCTGGCCAACCCGCCGTACGTGCCCGCGCCCGGAGGTCCGGTATCGCGCGGGGGAGCGGCCCTGGCGTGGGACGCGGGGCCCGACGGCAGGGCGTTGGTGGACCGCATCTGCACCGCCGCCCCGCCATGCCTCGCGCCCGGCGGGATGCTGCTGATGGTGCACTCGGCCCTGTGCGGCGTCGAAGAGACGCTCGCCCGCCTGCGTGACGACGGGCTCAAGGCGGCGGCGGTCGACCGCGCCACGGTCCCGTTCGGCCCGGTGCTGCGCTCTCGAGCCGCCGAACTCCGCGCCCACGGGCTGATCGACCCTGGACAGGACACGGAGGAGCTGGTGGTGATCCGTGCCGACCAACCACGCCGACTCTGA
- a CDS encoding CDGSH iron-sulfur domain-containing protein yields the protein MPTNHADSERPRRPRRVVVVPDGPILIEGPVEVELDDGRRLVSDRFVVALCACRRSGTYPWCDTSHRSRRP from the coding sequence GTGCCGACCAACCACGCCGACTCTGAGCGTCCGCGACGCCCGCGTCGCGTCGTTGTCGTACCGGACGGCCCGATCCTCATCGAGGGCCCGGTCGAGGTCGAACTCGACGACGGCCGCCGCCTCGTCTCCGACCGCTTCGTGGTGGCGCTGTGCGCCTGCCGACGCAGCGGTACGTACCCGTGGTGCGATACGAGCCACCGGAGCCGCCGCCCGTGA
- a CDS encoding iron-containing redox enzyme family protein — protein MDSGVATPVSARGSGPVVPEPRGPLSSAVLSALRRQPPGGPLPLHEVPHSDPYGEDLQLALYACYELHYRGFSGVDAGWEWDPELLRLRAAMESVFHEALRADVAGGGSPDDLDRELDALLAEPREPRGVSQFLKRDGTREQLREYFAHRSVYQLKEADPQAWVIPRLEGGRAKAALVAVEYDEFGGGRAERVHARLFADLMAEAGLDATYGRYVDAVPAVTLATVNLMSYLGLHRAQRAALVGHFAAAEITTAPAARRMVDAIDRLGAGPACRFFYNEHVEADAVHEQVLRRDVIGGLLAAEPGLVGDVVFGIQATGLLDDRMERHLLDCWRKGRTSLRGRGL, from the coding sequence ATGGACTCCGGCGTCGCGACGCCCGTCAGCGCACGTGGGAGTGGGCCCGTCGTCCCCGAGCCGCGCGGGCCGCTGTCCTCCGCCGTGCTGTCCGCCCTCCGCCGGCAGCCACCGGGCGGCCCGCTGCCTCTGCACGAGGTCCCGCATTCAGATCCGTACGGCGAAGACCTCCAACTCGCGCTCTACGCCTGCTACGAGCTGCACTACCGCGGCTTCTCGGGCGTCGACGCGGGCTGGGAGTGGGACCCGGAGCTGCTGCGGTTGCGGGCCGCCATGGAGTCCGTCTTCCATGAAGCGCTACGTGCGGACGTGGCCGGCGGCGGCAGCCCCGACGACCTCGATCGCGAGCTGGACGCCCTCCTCGCCGAGCCTCGGGAACCGCGCGGCGTCTCCCAGTTCCTGAAGCGGGACGGCACCCGGGAGCAACTGCGCGAATACTTCGCCCATCGCTCCGTCTACCAGCTGAAGGAGGCCGATCCGCAGGCCTGGGTCATCCCGCGCCTGGAGGGCGGCCGCGCCAAAGCGGCTCTCGTCGCGGTCGAGTACGACGAGTTCGGCGGCGGCCGGGCCGAACGCGTGCACGCCCGGCTGTTCGCCGACCTGATGGCCGAGGCCGGCCTCGATGCGACGTACGGGCGTTACGTGGACGCCGTCCCGGCGGTCACGCTCGCCACGGTGAACCTGATGTCGTACCTGGGCCTGCATCGCGCCCAACGCGCCGCGCTGGTCGGCCACTTCGCGGCGGCGGAGATCACCACGGCCCCCGCCGCGCGCCGTATGGTCGACGCGATCGACCGCCTGGGCGCGGGCCCGGCCTGCCGTTTCTTCTACAACGAGCACGTCGAGGCCGACGCCGTGCACGAACAGGTCCTGCGCCGCGATGTCATCGGCGGCCTGCTCGCCGCCGAGCCCGGCCTCGTCGGGGACGTGGTCTTCGGTATCCAGGCGACCGGACTGCTCGACGACCGCATGGAGCGGCACCTGCTGGATTGCTGGCGCAAGGGGAGGACATCGCTGCGCGGGCGTGGGCTGTGA